The Cydia splendana chromosome 2, ilCydSple1.2, whole genome shotgun sequence nucleotide sequence aattataatttatgatAATTATGATTATATTATCAACAGCGCCACCTCGCTGCAATGACAATGAAACCTACTCGAAGTGCGGTACCGCGTGTCCCCCGACTTGTCAGAACAGAGGCGACAATTGCACTGTCTGCACTAAACAGTGCGTCGAGGATTGCTTCTGCAACAAGGGCCTCGTGCGCGCTGATGACGGCAGCTGCATCAAGCCTAAAGACTGCCGTAAGTAAAGAAAAAACTTTTTTGGAGTGAAAGTAATCAAAGAGGTTGTTGTCATTTTAACAGATGATTGTCCTACAGTCGtagaaataagaaaataaaagttTCAAATCCTGGGATGGGGCGTCGCTGTTTGTTTGGTAGCTTGGTATAAACCTTGAAGGGGGTGATACTGATAACTgccatatacacggtggctaaaaaataactgcattcccgttgccagggaggttttgagattatactgagcaacttttactatgggaccaatcccaaaatcgcgaaaaaatttaccctccctaAGAAAATGgtccagccaaaatgtatgaaacagtcaatttttttttcgcgatttcggtgttggccccatagtaaaagtgtataatataatcccaaaacctccctggcaatgggaatgcatTTATTTTTAGCCAACCTTTATGTCTTAGAgaagattttatattttttttatcataattcATAACTTATTTCTTGGCACAGAACTGTTCCAACCTAAGAGTCctaatagtaggagatcccacatatggtcgaccttcaccaatctgtctgacggatgaaactatgaaaatatgaaagaaaatatgttccagaacataaataaatcgggttgcctaaagaaatatgatcaaggctatttttaataaattttggaaaaaaaatttttttcggcaaatttcaccgatttgtctgacgaacaaaataagtttcaatggaaagtatacaacttgtacaacataaatcaactaggttgcctatctttttccgttgccgtgtttaaagaggtgattttatatcgataattgcactcatctgtctgacgcttgaattatatatcaaaatgatggcaattttattgcaaatacaatggtgtagggttgcctgcgaaaatccggtcacgaataagggttgccaggcttttaattaaaataagaagggaagacttttagcgataactcataaacggcttaactgatcaagtttgttttaattttatttgattgaattttttaagcactattttcatgattttttccatattttttggatagatggttcaaaagttagaaggaaaaacctttttttttctttctaaacgattatttccgaaatgattcactttatcaagaaatgttgtttaaagacccctatttattttgaaaggcctatccaacgacaccccacactataaggttaaaacgataaaaaaaattgtcacacacattttgtttctttcaaagcgattatttccgaataTATTcagtttatcaaaaaatgtattctaaaacccttattcattttgaaagacctttccaacaacatcccacaccataggtttgacacgaaaaaaaatcctcacgtacattttgtttcttccgaggcgattatttcctaaaatattcactttatcaaaaactgtttatttgaagaaccctatttattttaaaactcatataaaatgacatcttacaacataggtatcaaacgaaaaaaaataaaaaaaatgtatctgaccattttttcgcttcaaccctagagtgtgacatgtcgttggatatgtcttttgaaataaatacggttttttacaaaacattttttgataaagtgaatattttaggaaataatcgcctcgaaagaaacaaaatatgCCAGCAAAGATGCTAAAATAAtgttttgataaagtgaatattttaggaaataatcgcctcgaaagaaacaaaatgtacgtgagtttttttttcttcgtGTCAaacctatggtgtgggatgttgttggaaaggtttttcaaaatgaataggggttttagaagaacattttttgataaactgaatattttcggaaataatcgctttgaaagaaacaaaatgtgtgtgacaatttttttatcgtttcaaccttatagtgtggggtgtcgttggataggcctttcaaaataaataggggtctttaaacaacatttcttgataaagtatatcatttcggaaataatcgtttagaaagaaaaaaaaaggcttttatttctaacttttgaaccatctgtccaaaaaatatagaaaaaatcataaaaatagtgcttaaaaaattcaatcaaataaaattaatacaaacttgATCAATTAAGcggtttatgagttatcgctaaaagtcttcccttcttattttaattaaaagcctggcaacccttatttgtgaccggattttctcaggcaaccctataccattgtatttgcaataaaattaccatcattttgatgtataattcaagcgtcagacagatgagtgcaattatcgatataaaatcacctctttaaacacggcaaccacataatagtgaacggaaaaagataggcaacctagttgatttatgttgtacaagttgtatactttgcattgaaacttattttgttcgtcagacaaatcggtgaaatttgccgaaaatattttttttttcaaaaatttattaaaaatagccttgaccatatttctttaggcaacccgatttatttatgttctggaacatattttctttcatattttcatagtttcatccgtcagacagattggtgaaggtcgaccatatgtgggatctcctactataagACATTGTTAACTATTGCAAATGcctatttttgttttttgtgcCAGCAAAGATGCCGAAATAATGTTTTGTTTGTTGCAATACACATTAACTTATACGAAATAGAAGATACTTTTTACAATCTAATACGTATTGGGGTAGGTACTATACACATAACTATCCAATTCTGGGTATTTTAGAAAatcttatgtttttaataattctAACCACAGCTAGGTATCGCCCCCTTAAAGTTTTGCGCCTAGCTACcagacaccctgtataatatatgGTATTTATTCTAATTTTGTGATTACAAGTTTTATAACCACTTCCCCATATTTTCTGATGCAGCACCTCGCGTCTGTGGTTCTAACGAAGCACTGGACCCATGCCCCCCTACGTGTCCTCCTACGGATGGCTGCTCGAACATATGGTCGAAGTTTAACTGCACCAACGCTATCAAGTGCTGCAAGCCTCAGTGTCGTTGCAACCCTGGCTACCTCAGAAAGAATACAGTCTGCGTCCCTATCAAACAATGTTTAAATAATTAAGGATCGATCACACTGTTAATTGACGCAGCGTAAACGCATTGCCCAGTCGTTGCGTTTTGTAATTGTTACTTATTCACACGCTATGTTTGTACGTCTATGTTTGTATCTATACAATTAACTCACCATTTCTAAACCTTGTTAAAGCAGAAAATTCTTCTGATGGTCAGTATAATATGTTGttgttagttatttatttattagcggATATTTTTTGCCGAAGCATTTTCTGTGTATATAAATTTTAAGATGTTAGAACCATTGTTTTAAGGACTATAAGGACACAGGATTAGAACGATGCAAAACACAATTGGACATAAATATATTTGTTAAAGTACAACGACTGCAGTGCAATAAAATTGTTACTCGTATTGTTCGTATAAAAAAATTCAACAAATTGATAAATTACTTACAAATCCCAAATTGTTATTCTTAGTTTACTTTCTTAATCATTTCccttatatatgtacatagatTAAAGAAGGATGAGTGTAAACATAAGGACGTAGGATAGTTACTACCGCTACCAAAAGAAAGTAGGTAATTGTAGGGACAATAATTATGTAGGGAATTGATTAAAAGTGTATTTATTACGCGCCTTGAACACGAATGTTAAGCAATAACTATCTCGAAACCAACATAAACACGAAAACTTTACACGAGTGAACATTAAACGTGTTACAAATGAACATTATTCTCATTTATAGACCACGAAATACATTTGAAACACTCGTCGCAGTAAATATAATCataggttattattattattataggttattatatttatatttcgtaAAAGATCACAAACAAGGGGAAGTCTATTTaggaaaaaggaaaaataatgaAGTTGAAATTTTTTGTAACATTCATAGTAGCGGCTTCATGGGTATGCAGAGTTTCAAATTGTTCACGTAAGACTGTCTCTCTTTATTAAGTATATGGTGCGTGATAATGTGTTATTTACCCAAATACGGGAAGGATTATGATTTCAGGAGTCTTTTTGTATCCTGTGTAGCGTCAAAACTATTTAATTTTGGTGAATAACATGTTAATCGATTTGAGTTTATGAGTTTTATCATGTGGGAAACTTTCAAAGAAAagttttttacgaaaaaaaacaaCCCATACTATCTTAAAAACCATACACCCACAAGCCAAATTACAGCTTCCAATACCTATCCGCGGACACCGGACCGCCTGACCGCCTGAATCAATTACCTAAAACAGTTAGGCTTCCTTTTTGACAGCTGAAGCctaaaatacacttttattaACACCATTCCCCTATATTTGTTTTATGAAGTTGCGTTTTTATAGCATCTCCCTGCCCAGAAGGCGAAGTCCGCAACACGTGTGGATCGGCTTGCCCAATCACCTGTGATAATATAAATAATCCGCCAACGGTGTGCACTTTACAATGTGTGGACGCATGATTTTGCGCCAAGCGTACCTACTTATAACATTAACATTATCACAAATTTAATATTAGGTACAGGAAAAATATAATCGCCCCTCTATCTTGATAACTATTTTTATGATTAAAAGAACATTTTCTAATTTAATTTGGGATTTAAACGCCTTCTTAACACTGTTTATTATACTTGAAATTTCTATAAGATAACACTGAAAACACCTTCtttgaaataaaacaaaaattgttgAAATCAGTTCACATGATAAAGAATTATCCCTAAAAAAccaacatacatattatgataTAGGTCGCTCAAATTATTTAGCGGACTTGCCGTACAAATAATTATGCCAACCATACTTCTGCTCAAAAGTATTTTGTGTTTATAGTTACATGATAAAATTGAAAGTTTGTACGGAACCCGCGGTGCGCGAGTTAAACGAACTAGCACTTGACCGGgttatttttacatgtttttggtgggattttaATTGATTTTCTCACAGTaggtagtcgtgaaaagcactttGTAATTACCTACTCGGCCGAAAGTATACAAAGATGGGCTCCTATCTTCGAAGAGTTGACGGGGCGGCTCTAAACTAACTCGTCCATTTATTGATCacattaaccgggcaactaaaatattaaacaggaactttcattgggcatataataatataatttggccgTGCATTAATATATAAGCGCCaaatatattagcctcaaatataagcatcatattattaaaaaaactgccagcaaaatcaagccacccaaaaaaattatagggaacttaaagtgataggttgccgactaaaataataaattggcaactaatattgtaaagcgatcataagttatcatctagttgttcacacctaagtaatcaactatagtcataactgagcatgtcgtttcagctaggtagtattttaacacgaaagcagttaaatttgatgaatattggtcactttttacacaaaacacctcaaattaatttaccattACGTAATGGTCACTTATAGccgaaatttctaatcatgaaacgcctaatggccattataccattagatctttaaatttttaattactaattgcAATAGTTACCACTATGTTCTGctagagtcaaaagataggtgcgaggACGAGCAAaacgaggaggagcgtgttaggttgaccgtgtaatgaccaaacaaaatattttaaaagaacttcatttttgaattaatagatagccgttttctttttaaaatgtgcttcataaatggtctccaatataataattcagttgccaaataaatacttggtacctgcctaaaaataatcaaaagctgtaacggcattaaaatacaactactattgatatattttgaggctccgtttttgttgccaaactattaattttagtactcatttctatttttttaaactacccaaattcgattaattaggtGTCCGAATGTTACAACAGCTGCCTCATGACCTGCAAGACCAGACTCCGGAGCGACGGTAGAATGTGCCACTTGGCCTGCATCGAGACCGGCTGCGTTTGCAAGGAAGGCTACCTGAGGCACGACAATGGCACTTGTGTTCCCATCAGCCAGTGCTGTAAGAATGTTGTTTATTTAATAGCATAAATGTCACTTTGACAGCGTACGTCATTACACTTCTTAAGGCTCCTCTTGTTCCTGGCGCTACGGGTACGAAAATTTGCCTAAGATAATTAGTATATTGTGCAACGAAGGGGGTTAAGTAACATttttcaaaagagggatttgcACTCGATTTTGCAATATTCTTCTTCTCCTTCTCTTCATACCTTGTATTCTGGTTGTTATTTGTATCACCTAATACCGGTCCCGACTTAGTTACTTACCTATTAGCTTTATGAAAATGTACAACATTTAGTTTTCTAGGCAGTAGTATGAATGAAAATTATGCAAGTTATATAAAAACAGAATTTCTTAACAGTACCTACAGTTAACTTTCTTTTGTAAAGCAAAAACTAATTTGAgtgttttattttgttataattataatttatgatAATTATGATTATATTATCAACAGCGCCACCTCGCTGCAATGACAATGAAACCTACTCGAAGTGCGGTACCGCGTGTCCCCCGACTTGTCAGAACAGAGGCGACAATTGCACTGTCTGCACTAAACAGTGCGTCGAGGATTGCTTCTGCAACAAGGGCCTCGTGCGCGCTGATGACGGCAGCTGCATCAAGCCTAAAGACTGCCGTAAGTAAAGAAAAAACTTTTTGGAGTGAAAGTAATCAAAGAGGTTGTTGTCATTTTAACAGATGATTGTCCTACAGTTGtagaaataagaaaataaaagttTCAAATCCTGGGATGGGGCGTCGCTGTTTGTTTGGTAGCTTGGTATAAACCTTGAAGGGGGTGATACTGATAACTGCCATATACAcgcggtggctaaaaaataactgcattcccgttgccagggaggttttgagattatactgagcaacttttactatgggaccaatcccaaaatcgcgaaaaaaattaccctccctaAGAAAATGgtccagccaaaatgtatgaaacagtcaatttttttttcacgatttcggtgttggccccatagtaaaagtgtataatataatcccaaaacctccctggcaacgggaatgcagttatttttagccaacCTTTATGTCTTAGAGaggattttatattttttttatcataattcATAACTTATTTCTTGGCACAGAACTGTTCTAACCTAAGAGTCctaatagtaggagatcccacatatgaacggacaaacaaaaacaaaatgtacgtgaggatttttttcttttcaaaaatttattaaaaatagccttgacgatatttctttaggcaacccgatttatttatgttctggaacatattttctttcatattttcatagtttcatccgtcagacagattggtgaaggtcgaccatatgtgggatctcctactataagACATTGTTAACTATTGCAAATGcctatttttgttttttgtgcCAGCAAATATGCTGAAATAATGTTTTGTTTGTTCCAATACACATTAACTTATACGAAATAGAAGATATTTTGTACAATCTAATACGTATTGGGGTAGGTACTATACACATAACTATCCAATTCTGggtatttttagaaaatcttatgtttttaataatccTAACCACAGCTAGGTATCGCCCCCTTAAAGTTTTGCGCCTAGCTACCAGACACCCTGTATTAATAGATGGTATTTATTCTAATTTTGTAATTACAAGTTTTATAACCACTTTCCCATATTTTCTGATGCAGCACCTCGCGTCTGTGGTTCTAACGAAGCACTGGACCCATGCCCCCCTACGTGTCCTCCTACGGATGGCTGCTCGAACATATGGTCGAAGTTTAACTGCACCAACGCTATCAAGTGCTGCAAGCCTCAGTGTCGTTGCAACCCTGGCTACCTCAGAAAGAATACAGTCTGCGTCCCTGTTAAACAGTGTTTAAATAATTAAGGATCGATCACACTGTTAATTGACGCAGCGTAAACGCATTGCCCAGTCGTTGCGTTTTGTAATTGTTACTTATTCACACGCTATGTTTGTACGTCTATGTTTGTATCTATACAATTAAC carries:
- the LOC134800391 gene encoding zonadhesin-like, with amino-acid sequence MKYLWDRPDVRNMRWGIVVLLAAALAGALAQSQDSVAELQRPPLIKCKENEVYNPCSIICPPQTCESIYTDYDCRGATKCVPGCDCISEYLRNGTAKDPCIPSHLCPPPRPVCGINEHYETNGIKCELTCKNYHLEPIMGHCQPTSACFCDDGYVRNSNGLCILKKKCPQNLVCPPNEMVSECYNSCLMTCKTRLRSDGRMCHLACIETGCVCKEGYLRHDNGTCVPISQCSPPRCNDNETYSKCGTACPPTCQNRGDNCTVCTKQCVEDCFCNKGLVRADDGSCIKPKDCPPRVCGSNEALDPCPPTCPPTDGCSNIWSKFNCTNAIKCCKPQCRCNPGYLRKNTVCVPIKQCLNNVSECYNSCLMTCKTRLRSDGRMCHLACIETGCVCKEGYLRHDNGTCVPISQCSPPRCNDNETYSKCGTACPPTCQNRGDNCTVCTKQCVEDCFCNKGLVRADDGSCIKPKDCPPRVCGSNEALDPCPPTCPPTDGCSNIWSKFNCTNAIKCCKPQCRCNPGYLRKNTVCVPVKQCLNN